In a single window of the Daphnia carinata strain CSIRO-1 chromosome 4, CSIRO_AGI_Dcar_HiC_V3, whole genome shotgun sequence genome:
- the LOC130694273 gene encoding uncharacterized protein LOC130694273 isoform X2, with product MAINIRAYSRDSDTNVGNAIIQQHHAPPGALRGLPTSRDFGGAVGNVHHPTGQPAGRGNRGNNRSDVSIQVDVGSSKTANSDRMGRTTKNPKVGGAGKSEQYETALYSREDIREQYCINKKETDVLDRSSHVRQRAKGFFGCLTSRKDHGAKKKKSRSSFFSALCVRRASEENLYNGCNKPVANTNRSVTLPALQPFTVPLRDDGSNQPGLFRNRPQSFCTTDPRRFSMQTSTAPCIVNSYAPRHSDPDWKISTLPIHRTNSDAPNENENYGSNHPFRYGGRLAYTQPNTPELSAALYRRQVMSSEALLDDRRSTGSISKHVSFDASSPCSEIYTSAVPANASKSQERLLDGRKTPEPFIESKRHPHQTAAFSPVLARAILLERLRQASMRSQATQTEGYYNSTTSLSYPSCYSGAGSQVSIPGAVSTVTRQVQTNFEPRSSKETKRLTRSSSAVDQDVEGERECQKTEAEFQPLKRLPDELSQSQPEEIGEYKKTPSPDRGSPSTGKHVRSSRRRQLLKALSEGTILLDRKRARRFASGYVEVNVHDNERSPVEEVAGRVLVHDPMRHGSSEDGSFDDEELFASSLPLKGKATTSSQDINRSLGFTDVEDVWSDSEHPPDGQTEDVTSTSFLQAQKSFDSNASLPDTAGNYSDEFGSTSQVTVLQPNSSCVGPNEKANNSFVVTCDSDLDAPRPPTPPPRRPPATIDPAEALEMEKEIMVQFPPWPGSHDTEVIPAPPSFACSSANSSLHPEDDDDSIPPLLPQDVELSNNQMSQRVLLRHMKNGSKSMSETITSVDSDSSGRRVTEHETSASSEPLSPPVSELNSPLQADINSKPAGLDSTDTNSDAFLTALSDHLTTAGLTEVYNTAMERSERSFRESDTSHNSTLRMDHSGVQELPYESPPPLDGPPPLLTSPDSNNDGQDICRESSTSGSYSLEATPCASLSPIAGLAAVMDSTKQTSNPESVLVSTQEGAVAKATDRKTLRETMKLQFPPGSSMFSSTASPSTPTKSGASGRRKHFTQQQSTNQHSSTDSEDNDEAGDRSSRKRRSNKNNVATEPAPDVVKRPSSKHKKTRNRDPITPNNSFSIPDGCAKKRDSQIAADVTTPGMVRSPAMHEGFRLADWDVAAPQISPPANAELSDEHNYFTLQHPSESSLHDPDNMADMVGKSWNLTAPSPSHKQNCDSIRSVSPGSDNVFVSETPAEISGNGGVPPPPEGFADSPAILAPDWNLTSKTHGSQADSISCDNQEMSKRKRDSGRSKRTKSCTLPAGNSSASALSAETADSSDNQVPHRTVSTIDMWYPETQLPPKRQLTVRAKSEEKERFNRPVRRSVEASWDSLGSKLSCDGTPLDDEDAGIYNASYRAGAWAYIGETEELQVWRRSQPQTPLQETDDSSTASEKDFRRKYTSITHRMVHRKSSVEMFRRLATSTFDPTTDSSVRHSLQDIYQLMLMIWCRESLALRRLADIRPGECDNVVLVKRESGEFGFRIHGSKPVVVSAIEPGTPAELSGLQVGDILISINDVNVLDSSHSEVVRIAHTGTDELKLEVARTCNILSTNPILAADQSTTDGSQGGNTTDNESPILVGYLWKKSQSASRADESSNVWYRRWFVLKRDNCLYYYKNQDSSQPLGAVSLLHYTVTRTSFAERPHGLLLSKGGTIRHWLAAESTESVELWHSVFNHASKAAVQDVWLEMCAQNIQLPPASMASPDCVGHLMKLGHRAKEWQRRLCLLKDACLYFYVDINVSSALGALHLHGYRVQASGTTASSGERRKFAFELLPPEPRMRHFHFYTDSENDRKRWIAALEYSIDRWIRVG from the exons GTTGACGTCGGATCATCGAAAACGGCCAATAGCGATCGAATGGGccgtacaacaaaaaatccaaaagtTGGAGGCGCTGGAAAATCGGAGCAATATGAAACGGCCCTTTATTCAAGAGAAGACATTCGCGAACAGTATTgcatcaacaaaaaagaaacggatgTGCTGGATCGCTCGTCTCACGTGCGCCAAAGAGCCAAGGGATTCTTCGGATGCTTAACAAGTCGCAag GATCATggagctaaaaaaaagaaatcacgaTCGTCCTTCTTTTCTGCGTTGTGCGTCCGACGGGCGAGCGAAGAGAATTTGTACAACGGCTGCAATAAACCCGTAGCCAATACAAATCGGAGCGTCACTCTACCTGCACTTCAGCCATTTACG GTTCCTCTTCGCGATGATGGCTCGAATCAACCAGGCTTGTTTCGGAATCGTCCTCAATCATTCTGTACAACTGATCCACGCAGATTCTCCATGCAAACCTCAACTGCTCCTTGC attgTGAATAGCTATGCACCTCGCCATTCTGATCCAGATTGGAAAATTAGCACGTTGCCCATTCA TCGGACAAACAGTGATGctccaaatgaaaatgaaaattacggATCTAACCATCCGTTCCGGTATGGTGGCAGATTGGCCTACACACAACCAAACACGCCTGAACTATCGGCTGCACTTTACCGGAGGCAGGTCATGTCCAGCGAGGCCCTTTTAGATGATAGAAGATCTACCGGTTCGATTTCGAAACATGTCAGTTTCGATGCTTCGTCTCCTTGTTCAGAAATTTACACGTCAGCCGTTCCAGCAAATGCTTCCAAAAGCCAGGAACGGCTTTTAGACGGCCGTAAAACTCCTGAGCCATTCATCGAATCCAAAAGACATCCACATCAGACAGCTGCATTTTCTCCAGTATTGGCTCGTGCCATCCTTTTAG AGAGATTGCGCCAAGCGTCGATGCGAAGCCAGGCCACGCAAACGGAAGGTTATTATAATTCAACGACGTCACTCTCCTACCCCAGTTGCTATAGTGGCGCAGGATCG CAAGTGTCGATTCCGGGAGCTGTCAGCACAGTCACACGCCAAGTGCAGACGAACTTTGAACCGCGTTCAtctaaagaaacaaaacgattAACAAGAAGCTCGTCGGCTGTGGATCAGGACGTTGAAGGAGAAAGAGAATGTCAGAAAACAGAGGCTGAATTCCAGCCATTAAAACGTTTGCCGGATGAACTAAGTCAATCTCAACCGGAAGAAATTGGAGAATATAAAAAGACTCCATCACCTGACCGAGGGTCGCCCAGCACGGGTAAACACGTGCGTTCCAGCAGACGGAGACAATTGTTGAAAGCTTTATCGGAAGGAACGATCCTGCTGGATCGTAAACGTGCCCGACGTTTTGCTTCCGGCTATGTTGAAGTTAATGTTCACGACAACGAACGTTCGCCCGTCGAAGAAGTGGCTGGCAGAGTCCTCGTTCACGATCCAATGCGCCACGGCTCCAGTGAGGATGGAAGTTTCGACGATGAGGAGCTTTTTGCTTCGTCGCTTCCGCTGAAAGGAAAAGCCACAACTTCCTCGCAAGATATCAACCGCTCGTTGGGTTTCACTGACGTGGAAGACGTTTGGTCTGACTCGGAGCATCCGCCAGACGGGCAAACGGAAGACGTCACCTCTACGTCTTTTCTTCAAGCGCAGAAATCCTTCGACTCGAACGCCTCTCTGCCGGACACGGCCGGCAACTACAGCGACGAGTTTGGCAGCACGTCGCAAGTGACGGTCCTCCAGCCGAACTCGTCCTGTGTAGGTCCCAATGAAAAGGCAAATAATTCGTTCGTTGTCACGTGCGATTCAGATTTGGATGCACCGCGTCCGCCTACACCACCACCTAGACGCCCACCAGCCACAATCGATCCAGCGGAAGCACTAGAAATGGAGAAGGAAATTATGGTCCAGTTTCCTCCATGGCCAGGATCTCATGACACTGAAGTGATCCCGGCCCCGCCCAGTTTTGCTTGTTCTTCCGCCAATTCGTCTCTTCATCcggaagatgatgatgattcaATTCCTCCTCTCCTACCCCAAGACGTTGAATTATCAAACAATCAGATGAGTCAACGCGTTTTATTGCGTCACATGAAGAACGGATCGAAAAGCATGTCTGAGACGATTACATCCGTCGATTCGGATTCTTCCGGTCGTCGAGTGACCGAACATGAAACGTCAGCCAGTTCTGAACCTCTCAGTCCGCCTGTCAGCGAGCTCAATAGTCCTTTGCAAGCGGATATCAACAGCAAACCGGCTGGGTTGGATTCCACCGATACGAATTCGGACGCGTTTTTGACGGCCCTGTCGGATCATTTGACGACGGCCGGACTGACGGAAGTCTACAACACGGCGATGGAGCGCAGTGAAAGGAGCTTCAGAGAAAGTGACACTTCACATAACAGCACTCTGAGAATGGATCATTCCGGCGTTCAAGAATTGCCCTACGAATCTCCTCCACCTCTCGATGGGCCTCCTCCGTTGCTGACGTCACCGGATTCAAACAACGATGGGCAAGACATTTGCCGAGAGAGTTCCACATCCGGAAGCTATAGCCTGGAAGCTACTCCTTGCGCTTCACTTAGTCCGATTGCTGGCCTCGCGGCTGTAATGgattcaacaaaacaaacttcgAATCCGGAATCTGTACTAGTTTCCACTCAAGAGGGCGCTGTTGCCAAGGCAACCGATCGAAAAACGTTGAGGGAGACAATGAAATTGCAATTTCCGCCGGGATCCAGCATGTTTTCTTCGACGGCTTCGCCTTCCACTCCGACCAAATCTGGGGCCAGCGGAAGACGTAAACATTTCACGCAACAGCAATCGACCAATCAGCACAGTTCGACTGATTCGGAAGACAATGATGAAGCCGGAGATCGTTCCAGCCGGAAGCGGAGGTCGAACAAGAACAATGTCGCCACAGAGCCCGCACCTGATGTGGTCAAACGTCCGTCTTCCAAGCACAAGAAAACGCGCAATCGAGATCCTATCACTCCGAacaattcattttctattcCGGATGGATGTGCCAAAAAACGTGATTCTCAAATCGCGGCGGATGTTACGACACCCGGAATGGTTCGCAGTCCAGCAATGCACGAAGGCTTCCGATTGGCGGATTGGGACGTTGCCGCACCGCAAATATCGCCTCCGGCAAACGCGGAATTATCGGATGAACACAATTATTTCACTCTGCAACATCCGAGCGAGTCTTCCCTCCACGATCCGGACAATATGGccgacatggttggcaaatcGTGGAATTTAACGGCCCCATCTCCATCGCACAAACAGAATTGCGATTCCATTCGATCCGTCAGTCCCGGAAGCGACAATGTCTTTGTTTCTGAAACACCAGCTGAGATATCTGGCAACGGTGGAGTACCTCCTCCGCCGGAAGGTTTTGCCGATTCACCGGCCATTTTGGCACCTGACTGGAATTTAACTTCCAAGACGCACGGCAGTCAGGCGGACTCGATCAGCTGTGACAATCAAGAAATGAGCAAAAGGAAGCGGGATTCCGGCCGTAGCAAACGGACCAAGAGTTGCACATTACCGGCGGGCAATTCGAGCGCATCGGCCTTGTCAGCCGAAACGGCTGATTCGTCTGACAATCAAGTCCCTCACAGGACCGTTTCCACCATCGACATGTGGTATCCGGAGACTCAACTGCCGCCCAAAAGGCAATTGACCGTTCGTGCCAAGTCGGAAGAAAAGGAACGTTTTAATCGACCTGTTAGACG ATCCGTCGAGGCCAGCTGGGATTCTCTCGGTTCTAAATTGAGTTGCGACGGAACACCTTTAGATGATGAAGACGCag GTATTTACAATGCGAGCTATCGGGCTGGTGCGTGGGCATACATCGGCGAGACGGAAGAGCTGCAAGTCTGGCGCCGTTCCCAACCGCAGACGCCGTTACAAG AAACCGACGATTCGTCGACGGCATCCGAAAAAGACTTCCGCCGTAAATACACATCCATCACACACCGCATGGTTCACCGCAAGTCCAGCGTGGAAATGTTCAGACGGCTCGCAACCAGCACATTCG ATCCAACCACCGACTCAAGTGTCAGACACTCTTTACAAGATATTTACCagttgatgttgatgatttGGTGCCGAGAGAGTCTGGCACTGCGCAGACTAGCGGACATTCGTCCAGGCG AGTGCGATAATGTCGTCCTGGTGAAGAGAGAATCGGGCGAGTTTGGATTCAGAATTCACGGTTCTAAGCCGGTTGTTGTGTCAGCCATTGAGCCTGGAACTCCAGCTGAATTGTCTGGATTGCAGGTGGGCGATATCCTCATTAGTATCAACGATGTCAACGTCCTCGATTCGTCTCATTCGGAAGTTGTACGCATCGCCCATACAG GCACAGATGAGCTGAAGCTTGAGGTGGCAAGAACATGCAACATCCTGTCAACGAACCCCATTTTGGCTGCAGACCAATCAACAACTGATGGTTCCCAGGGAGGCAACACCACTGACAACGAGTCTCCCATTCTGGTGGGTTACCTGTGGAAGAAGAGCCAGTCAGCCAGCCGGGCTGACGAGAGCAGCAACGTTTGGTACAGGAGATGGTTCGTCCTCAAGAGAGACAACTGTCTCTACTACTACAAAAACCAAGAT AGTTCGCAGCCATTGGGAGCCGTTTCTCTTTTGCACTACACGGTGACTCGTACATCGTTTGCCGAACGACCTCACGGTTTACTGTTGAGCAAAGGTGGAACTATACGACATTGGCTGGCAGCCGAATCTACGGAATCGGTTGAACTGTGGCATTCCGTCTTCAATCACGCTTCTAAAGCCGCCGTccag GATGTTTGGCTGGAGATGTGCGCCCAGAACATCCAATTGCCGCCGGCGTCGATGGCATCGCCCGACTGCGTCGGCCATCTCATGAAGCTCGGTCACCGGGCCAAGGAATGGCAGCGTCGACTCTGCCTTCTCAAAGACGCCTGCCTCTACTTTTACGTCGACATCAACGTCTCGTCTGCCCTcg GAGCGTTGCACTTGCACGGTTACCGCGTCCAGGCCTCGGGCACGACGGCCTCGAGCGGTGAGCGACGCAAATTCGCCTTCGAACTGTTGCCGCCTGAGCCGCGCATGCGCCATTTCCACTTTTACACCGACTCGGAGAACGATCGCAAACG GTGGATCGCCGCTTTGGAGTACTCGATCGATCGATGGATCAGAGTCGGCTAG
- the LOC130694273 gene encoding uncharacterized protein LOC130694273 isoform X1 — MAINIRAYSRDSDTNVGNAIIQQHHAPPGALRGLPTSRDFGGAVGNVHHPTGQPAGRGNRGNNRSDVSIQVDVGSSKTANSDRMGRTTKNPKVGGAGKSEQYETALYSREDIREQYCINKKETDVLDRSSHVRQRAKGFFGCLTSRKDHGAKKKKSRSSFFSALCVRRASEENLYNGCNKPVANTNRSVTLPALQPFTVPLRDDGSNQPGLFRNRPQSFCTTDPRRFSMQTSTAPCIVNSYAPRHSDPDWKISTLPIHRTNSDAPNENENYGSNHPFRYGGRLAYTQPNTPELSAALYRRQVMSSEALLDDRRSTGSISKHVSFDASSPCSEIYTSAVPANASKSQERLLDGRKTPEPFIESKRHPHQTAAFSPVLARAILLERLRQASMRSQATQTEGYYNSTTSLSYPSCYSGAGSQVSIPGAVSTVTRQVQTNFEPRSSKETKRLTRSSSAVDQDVEGERECQKTEAEFQPLKRLPDELSQSQPEEIGEYKKTPSPDRGSPSTGKHVRSSRRRQLLKALSEGTILLDRKRARRFASGYVEVNVHDNERSPVEEVAGRVLVHDPMRHGSSEDGSFDDEELFASSLPLKGKATTSSQDINRSLGFTDVEDVWSDSEHPPDGQTEDVTSTSFLQAQKSFDSNASLPDTAGNYSDEFGSTSQVTVLQPNSSCVGPNEKANNSFVVTCDSDLDAPRPPTPPPRRPPATIDPAEALEMEKEIMVQFPPWPGSHDTEVIPAPPSFACSSANSSLHPEDDDDSIPPLLPQDVELSNNQMSQRVLLRHMKNGSKSMSETITSVDSDSSGRRVTEHETSASSEPLSPPVSELNSPLQADINSKPAGLDSTDTNSDAFLTALSDHLTTAGLTEVYNTAMERSERSFRESDTSHNSTLRMDHSGVQELPYESPPPLDGPPPLLTSPDSNNDGQDICRESSTSGSYSLEATPCASLSPIAGLAAVMDSTKQTSNPESVLVSTQEGAVAKATDRKTLRETMKLQFPPGSSMFSSTASPSTPTKSGASGRRKHFTQQQSTNQHSSTDSEDNDEAGDRSSRKRRSNKNNVATEPAPDVVKRPSSKHKKTRNRDPITPNNSFSIPDGCAKKRDSQIAADVTTPGMVRSPAMHEGFRLADWDVAAPQISPPANAELSDEHNYFTLQHPSESSLHDPDNMADMVGKSWNLTAPSPSHKQNCDSIRSVSPGSDNVFVSETPAEISGNGGVPPPPEGFADSPAILAPDWNLTSKTHGSQADSISCDNQEMSKRKRDSGRSKRTKSCTLPAGNSSASALSAETADSSDNQVPHRTVSTIDMWYPETQLPPKRQLTVRAKSEEKERFNRPVRRNLNHLIRSVEASWDSLGSKLSCDGTPLDDEDAGIYNASYRAGAWAYIGETEELQVWRRSQPQTPLQETDDSSTASEKDFRRKYTSITHRMVHRKSSVEMFRRLATSTFDPTTDSSVRHSLQDIYQLMLMIWCRESLALRRLADIRPGECDNVVLVKRESGEFGFRIHGSKPVVVSAIEPGTPAELSGLQVGDILISINDVNVLDSSHSEVVRIAHTGTDELKLEVARTCNILSTNPILAADQSTTDGSQGGNTTDNESPILVGYLWKKSQSASRADESSNVWYRRWFVLKRDNCLYYYKNQDSSQPLGAVSLLHYTVTRTSFAERPHGLLLSKGGTIRHWLAAESTESVELWHSVFNHASKAAVQDVWLEMCAQNIQLPPASMASPDCVGHLMKLGHRAKEWQRRLCLLKDACLYFYVDINVSSALGALHLHGYRVQASGTTASSGERRKFAFELLPPEPRMRHFHFYTDSENDRKRWIAALEYSIDRWIRVG; from the exons GTTGACGTCGGATCATCGAAAACGGCCAATAGCGATCGAATGGGccgtacaacaaaaaatccaaaagtTGGAGGCGCTGGAAAATCGGAGCAATATGAAACGGCCCTTTATTCAAGAGAAGACATTCGCGAACAGTATTgcatcaacaaaaaagaaacggatgTGCTGGATCGCTCGTCTCACGTGCGCCAAAGAGCCAAGGGATTCTTCGGATGCTTAACAAGTCGCAag GATCATggagctaaaaaaaagaaatcacgaTCGTCCTTCTTTTCTGCGTTGTGCGTCCGACGGGCGAGCGAAGAGAATTTGTACAACGGCTGCAATAAACCCGTAGCCAATACAAATCGGAGCGTCACTCTACCTGCACTTCAGCCATTTACG GTTCCTCTTCGCGATGATGGCTCGAATCAACCAGGCTTGTTTCGGAATCGTCCTCAATCATTCTGTACAACTGATCCACGCAGATTCTCCATGCAAACCTCAACTGCTCCTTGC attgTGAATAGCTATGCACCTCGCCATTCTGATCCAGATTGGAAAATTAGCACGTTGCCCATTCA TCGGACAAACAGTGATGctccaaatgaaaatgaaaattacggATCTAACCATCCGTTCCGGTATGGTGGCAGATTGGCCTACACACAACCAAACACGCCTGAACTATCGGCTGCACTTTACCGGAGGCAGGTCATGTCCAGCGAGGCCCTTTTAGATGATAGAAGATCTACCGGTTCGATTTCGAAACATGTCAGTTTCGATGCTTCGTCTCCTTGTTCAGAAATTTACACGTCAGCCGTTCCAGCAAATGCTTCCAAAAGCCAGGAACGGCTTTTAGACGGCCGTAAAACTCCTGAGCCATTCATCGAATCCAAAAGACATCCACATCAGACAGCTGCATTTTCTCCAGTATTGGCTCGTGCCATCCTTTTAG AGAGATTGCGCCAAGCGTCGATGCGAAGCCAGGCCACGCAAACGGAAGGTTATTATAATTCAACGACGTCACTCTCCTACCCCAGTTGCTATAGTGGCGCAGGATCG CAAGTGTCGATTCCGGGAGCTGTCAGCACAGTCACACGCCAAGTGCAGACGAACTTTGAACCGCGTTCAtctaaagaaacaaaacgattAACAAGAAGCTCGTCGGCTGTGGATCAGGACGTTGAAGGAGAAAGAGAATGTCAGAAAACAGAGGCTGAATTCCAGCCATTAAAACGTTTGCCGGATGAACTAAGTCAATCTCAACCGGAAGAAATTGGAGAATATAAAAAGACTCCATCACCTGACCGAGGGTCGCCCAGCACGGGTAAACACGTGCGTTCCAGCAGACGGAGACAATTGTTGAAAGCTTTATCGGAAGGAACGATCCTGCTGGATCGTAAACGTGCCCGACGTTTTGCTTCCGGCTATGTTGAAGTTAATGTTCACGACAACGAACGTTCGCCCGTCGAAGAAGTGGCTGGCAGAGTCCTCGTTCACGATCCAATGCGCCACGGCTCCAGTGAGGATGGAAGTTTCGACGATGAGGAGCTTTTTGCTTCGTCGCTTCCGCTGAAAGGAAAAGCCACAACTTCCTCGCAAGATATCAACCGCTCGTTGGGTTTCACTGACGTGGAAGACGTTTGGTCTGACTCGGAGCATCCGCCAGACGGGCAAACGGAAGACGTCACCTCTACGTCTTTTCTTCAAGCGCAGAAATCCTTCGACTCGAACGCCTCTCTGCCGGACACGGCCGGCAACTACAGCGACGAGTTTGGCAGCACGTCGCAAGTGACGGTCCTCCAGCCGAACTCGTCCTGTGTAGGTCCCAATGAAAAGGCAAATAATTCGTTCGTTGTCACGTGCGATTCAGATTTGGATGCACCGCGTCCGCCTACACCACCACCTAGACGCCCACCAGCCACAATCGATCCAGCGGAAGCACTAGAAATGGAGAAGGAAATTATGGTCCAGTTTCCTCCATGGCCAGGATCTCATGACACTGAAGTGATCCCGGCCCCGCCCAGTTTTGCTTGTTCTTCCGCCAATTCGTCTCTTCATCcggaagatgatgatgattcaATTCCTCCTCTCCTACCCCAAGACGTTGAATTATCAAACAATCAGATGAGTCAACGCGTTTTATTGCGTCACATGAAGAACGGATCGAAAAGCATGTCTGAGACGATTACATCCGTCGATTCGGATTCTTCCGGTCGTCGAGTGACCGAACATGAAACGTCAGCCAGTTCTGAACCTCTCAGTCCGCCTGTCAGCGAGCTCAATAGTCCTTTGCAAGCGGATATCAACAGCAAACCGGCTGGGTTGGATTCCACCGATACGAATTCGGACGCGTTTTTGACGGCCCTGTCGGATCATTTGACGACGGCCGGACTGACGGAAGTCTACAACACGGCGATGGAGCGCAGTGAAAGGAGCTTCAGAGAAAGTGACACTTCACATAACAGCACTCTGAGAATGGATCATTCCGGCGTTCAAGAATTGCCCTACGAATCTCCTCCACCTCTCGATGGGCCTCCTCCGTTGCTGACGTCACCGGATTCAAACAACGATGGGCAAGACATTTGCCGAGAGAGTTCCACATCCGGAAGCTATAGCCTGGAAGCTACTCCTTGCGCTTCACTTAGTCCGATTGCTGGCCTCGCGGCTGTAATGgattcaacaaaacaaacttcgAATCCGGAATCTGTACTAGTTTCCACTCAAGAGGGCGCTGTTGCCAAGGCAACCGATCGAAAAACGTTGAGGGAGACAATGAAATTGCAATTTCCGCCGGGATCCAGCATGTTTTCTTCGACGGCTTCGCCTTCCACTCCGACCAAATCTGGGGCCAGCGGAAGACGTAAACATTTCACGCAACAGCAATCGACCAATCAGCACAGTTCGACTGATTCGGAAGACAATGATGAAGCCGGAGATCGTTCCAGCCGGAAGCGGAGGTCGAACAAGAACAATGTCGCCACAGAGCCCGCACCTGATGTGGTCAAACGTCCGTCTTCCAAGCACAAGAAAACGCGCAATCGAGATCCTATCACTCCGAacaattcattttctattcCGGATGGATGTGCCAAAAAACGTGATTCTCAAATCGCGGCGGATGTTACGACACCCGGAATGGTTCGCAGTCCAGCAATGCACGAAGGCTTCCGATTGGCGGATTGGGACGTTGCCGCACCGCAAATATCGCCTCCGGCAAACGCGGAATTATCGGATGAACACAATTATTTCACTCTGCAACATCCGAGCGAGTCTTCCCTCCACGATCCGGACAATATGGccgacatggttggcaaatcGTGGAATTTAACGGCCCCATCTCCATCGCACAAACAGAATTGCGATTCCATTCGATCCGTCAGTCCCGGAAGCGACAATGTCTTTGTTTCTGAAACACCAGCTGAGATATCTGGCAACGGTGGAGTACCTCCTCCGCCGGAAGGTTTTGCCGATTCACCGGCCATTTTGGCACCTGACTGGAATTTAACTTCCAAGACGCACGGCAGTCAGGCGGACTCGATCAGCTGTGACAATCAAGAAATGAGCAAAAGGAAGCGGGATTCCGGCCGTAGCAAACGGACCAAGAGTTGCACATTACCGGCGGGCAATTCGAGCGCATCGGCCTTGTCAGCCGAAACGGCTGATTCGTCTGACAATCAAGTCCCTCACAGGACCGTTTCCACCATCGACATGTGGTATCCGGAGACTCAACTGCCGCCCAAAAGGCAATTGACCGTTCGTGCCAAGTCGGAAGAAAAGGAACGTTTTAATCGACCTGTTAGACG GAACTTGAATCATTTAATCAGATCCGTCGAGGCCAGCTGGGATTCTCTCGGTTCTAAATTGAGTTGCGACGGAACACCTTTAGATGATGAAGACGCag GTATTTACAATGCGAGCTATCGGGCTGGTGCGTGGGCATACATCGGCGAGACGGAAGAGCTGCAAGTCTGGCGCCGTTCCCAACCGCAGACGCCGTTACAAG AAACCGACGATTCGTCGACGGCATCCGAAAAAGACTTCCGCCGTAAATACACATCCATCACACACCGCATGGTTCACCGCAAGTCCAGCGTGGAAATGTTCAGACGGCTCGCAACCAGCACATTCG ATCCAACCACCGACTCAAGTGTCAGACACTCTTTACAAGATATTTACCagttgatgttgatgatttGGTGCCGAGAGAGTCTGGCACTGCGCAGACTAGCGGACATTCGTCCAGGCG AGTGCGATAATGTCGTCCTGGTGAAGAGAGAATCGGGCGAGTTTGGATTCAGAATTCACGGTTCTAAGCCGGTTGTTGTGTCAGCCATTGAGCCTGGAACTCCAGCTGAATTGTCTGGATTGCAGGTGGGCGATATCCTCATTAGTATCAACGATGTCAACGTCCTCGATTCGTCTCATTCGGAAGTTGTACGCATCGCCCATACAG GCACAGATGAGCTGAAGCTTGAGGTGGCAAGAACATGCAACATCCTGTCAACGAACCCCATTTTGGCTGCAGACCAATCAACAACTGATGGTTCCCAGGGAGGCAACACCACTGACAACGAGTCTCCCATTCTGGTGGGTTACCTGTGGAAGAAGAGCCAGTCAGCCAGCCGGGCTGACGAGAGCAGCAACGTTTGGTACAGGAGATGGTTCGTCCTCAAGAGAGACAACTGTCTCTACTACTACAAAAACCAAGAT AGTTCGCAGCCATTGGGAGCCGTTTCTCTTTTGCACTACACGGTGACTCGTACATCGTTTGCCGAACGACCTCACGGTTTACTGTTGAGCAAAGGTGGAACTATACGACATTGGCTGGCAGCCGAATCTACGGAATCGGTTGAACTGTGGCATTCCGTCTTCAATCACGCTTCTAAAGCCGCCGTccag GATGTTTGGCTGGAGATGTGCGCCCAGAACATCCAATTGCCGCCGGCGTCGATGGCATCGCCCGACTGCGTCGGCCATCTCATGAAGCTCGGTCACCGGGCCAAGGAATGGCAGCGTCGACTCTGCCTTCTCAAAGACGCCTGCCTCTACTTTTACGTCGACATCAACGTCTCGTCTGCCCTcg GAGCGTTGCACTTGCACGGTTACCGCGTCCAGGCCTCGGGCACGACGGCCTCGAGCGGTGAGCGACGCAAATTCGCCTTCGAACTGTTGCCGCCTGAGCCGCGCATGCGCCATTTCCACTTTTACACCGACTCGGAGAACGATCGCAAACG GTGGATCGCCGCTTTGGAGTACTCGATCGATCGATGGATCAGAGTCGGCTAG